The genomic segment CCCGACCTTTCACAATCCGCCACGCGAGAAGCGCACTCGGGCGAGCCAAATTGGCAGCAAGTAATATTTTTACGTCGGCAAGTGCCACGTCGTGTGCGAGGATTGCTTGGAACTTCGGCTCAACGCCGCTCGCAATCGGCTGCCGCAGGGGGTGCGGTTCGGAGAGTTGATCGAATACACGGCGCTCCGTTGCACCTAAAGTGTCAAGAACAGAAAGCGCTGCCTGACCGCGCATCAGCCATTCCGGATGTGAATGCGTTTCTTTGGGAGCAATGTGCCGGCGAACGCGCTCGAGGACGAGATGGTGATTCGGACATAGAGCTACGAGGTTTAGAAGATGATGTGGCCCTCGGTCGTCGCGGGCAATCACGTGATGCAAATGGGAACCGAGCGTTAGCGGAAAGGGACATACAAGGCAGCGTCCATTCTGGTGCCTGTTGACGAAGTCGCGAATCAGACTTATGCGAACCACGAGAGACCTCGGAGCTCCGTCGGTCAAATGGAAAGTCTTGCAAATGCCTGTGCGCTTGGTATCTGTCGTTGCGAGCTGGTTAAAAGAAATGTCGCCTTTTTATGTAGAAGGCGGCAAACATAGGGAGGCAAACTTTATTTAGAGAATATCCAACTGCCCGCTGGACCGTCAAATTCCTCAAGTACCACCGAATCCAACTGTGACATTTTCTCCATTAACCATTACTGGAACAAATCTCTTTCCCGAAATTTTGATCATTTTTTCCAATTCTTCGGCATCTTTAGAAACGTCGATTTCTTTATATTTTATACCTTTCCGATCCAAATCCTCTTTGGCCGCCTTACAAAAAGGGCATATTGGCGTGGTATAGATAATTATCTCTTTTTCCATTATAGCCCTCCTTCTTTGTCATTTGATATACTTCATTGGTTTATCACAGTGTTTTGGCATGTCTATATTTTCTGTGTGACCTTCTGGAAGGCACGGGCAATAAAGTTTATCTATCTCCGGACCGGAGATTCCTGGCCCTCAATGTACGACAGGGACGGATTCTTCAGCACCACATACCACGCAAATCAATTTTGCCATTTTGCTCAC from the Deltaproteobacteria bacterium genome contains:
- a CDS encoding glutaredoxin family protein, producing the protein MEKEIIIYTTPICPFCKAAKEDLDRKGIKYKEIDVSKDAEELEKMIKISGKRFVPVMVNGENVTVGFGGT